The genomic segment GCGAACACGCTGCTGGTCACCCTGCGCCGCTGCCTGGACACCACCGGGCTGATCAACGTGGTGGTCTCGGGCAAGCAGCAGAGCCCGGTGTGGCTCGGCCTGGACGAGGCCAGGGCGCACTGCCAGGCGGGCGCCGGGGTGTGGTCGTGGGCGAGCACCGACGGCGGCGAGGGCCCGGACGTGGTGCTGGCCTGCGCCGGGACCACGCCGACGACCGAGGTGATGGCCGCCGCGTGGCTGCTGCGCCGGTCGGCGCCGGACCTGCGGGTGCGCGTGGTCAACGTCGTCGACCTGCTCGCGCTCGCCCCGCGTGACCGGCACTCGCACGGCATGAGCGACGAGGAGTTCGCCGCCTGCTTCGGCGAGGACGTGCCGGTGGTGTTCGGCTTCCACGGCTACCCGTCGGCCGTGCACGAGGTGCTGCACGGCCGGGCCGGGCCCAACCGCTTCCACGTGCACGGCTACCTGGAAGAGGGCACCACCACCACGCCGTTCGACCTGCTGGTGGTCAACCGGATGAGCCGGTACGACCTGGCCGCCGCGGCGCTGTCGCACGCCGGCGGCTGGAGTTCGCGGGGCGGCGACCTCGCCGACGCCCTGCTCCGCGAACGGGACGAGCTGCGGCACCGCGCCTACCGGGATGGCGAAGACCCGGCCGAATTCACCCAGTGGAGGTGGTCGTGATGTTGATCCTCACCGTCAATCCCGGCTCGTCGAGCCTGCGGGCCCATCTGGTCGACACCACGGACCACCGCGTGGTGGACGCCGCCGAGATCGGGCACCCGGCCGACTCCGACGAAGCCCGCAAGGAGCTGCGCGAGCTGCTCGACCGGATGCCGACGGACGCGATCTCCGCGGTCGGGCACCGGCTGGTGCACGGCGGCCCGGAGCTGACCGAGGCGGTGGCCGTCGACAACGAACTCTGCGAGAAGGTACGCGGGCTGACCTCGCTGGCCCCGCTGCACGTGCCGAACACGGTGGCGTTGCTGGACTTCCTGCGGACGGAGATCCCGGAACGCCCGCACGTGCTCTGCCCGGACACGGCATTCCACCACGGACTGTCCGAGGTCGCCCGCACCTACGCGCTGCCTCGGCAGTGGCGGGACGACTGGGGCCTGCGCCGCTACGGGTTCCACGGCATCTCCTTCGCCTGGGCGCTGCTGCGGGCCAGTGAGCTGCTCGGCAAGCCCGCGGAGTCACTGAACCTGCTGATCGCGCACCTCAGCGGCGGCTCGTCGGTCTGCGCGGTGCGCGGTGGCCGCAGCGTCGACACGTCGATGGGTTTCACCCCGCTGGAGGGCCTGGCGATGGCCAAGCGCTCCGGCACGGTCGATCCCGGCATGCTGGTGTGGTTGCTGCGTGAGCAGAAGCTGACCTTGGAGGAGCTGGAACACGGGCTGCAGCACGAATCCGGGCTGCTCGGCTTGTCCGGTGGGCTGTCCGAGGACACCCGTGAGCTGGTGCGCGCCGCTCGTGACGGAAACGACCGCGCGCAGCTCGCGCTGGACGTGTTCACCCATCGCACCCGGCGCGAACTGGCCGGGGTCGCGGCGAGCCTGGACCGGATCGACGGCCTGGTGCTCACCGGGGACATCGGCTGGGACCAGCCGGAGGTCGCCGAGGACATCGCCGCCGGACTCGGCGTGCTCGGGTTCCGGGGCGGACTCGACACCGCCCGCGAAGAGGACGCCGTGATCAGCCGCGGCGGGGTGCCGGTGCTGACCGTGCAGTCCCGTGAAGAACTCCAGCTGGCCATGGAAACCGCCCGCGCCGCCCAGCCGAAGCGGACGTAAGACATTCCCTAGAACGTGGAAACGGCGCACGCTGCACAGCCAGATCGGCATGTACAGCGCGCGCCGTGTCTTTGGCCCCGCCTCCGGCAGGGCGGCGAGGTCGCTCTTGAGCCGCTCCCCGGGCCGGGGCACGCCGTGCCGCTGGGCGGCCCGACGCACCCCAGCCCGGTGACCGGCGCGACCTCGCACGGCCTTGCTCGTCAGGCGGGCTGGAGCAGGATCTTGATCGCCCCGTTGCGCTTCTCCTGGAACATCTTGTAGGCCTGCGGCGCGTCTTCCAGCGGCAGGCGGTGGGTGGCCAGGTCCTCCACGCCGAGCGGGTCGGCGTCGTCGGTGACCAGTGGCATCAGGTCGTCGATCCAGCGCCGGACGTTGGCCTGGCCCATGCGCAGCTGGATCTGCTTGTCGAACAGCTCCATCATCGGCAGCGGGTCGAGCATGCCGCCGTAGACGCCGCTCAGCGAGATCGTGCCGCCACGCCGGACCGCGTCGATCGCCGCGTACAGCACGCTCAGCCGGTCGATCCCGGCCTTCTCGGTCACCTTCGCCGCGATCGGCTTCGGCAGCAGGCCCACCAGTTGCTGGGCCACCTTGCCCGCCGGCGCGCCGTGGGCCTCCATGCCGACCGCGTCGATCACCGAGTCGGCGCCGCGTCCGCTGGTCAGGTCGCGGATCACGCCACCGACTTCGGCCTGGGTGCGCAGGTCCACAGTGGTCACGCCGTGCCGCTCGGCCAGTGTCAGCCGCTCGTCGACCAGGTCGACGCCGATCACCTTGCCCGCCCCGCGGTGCCGCGCGATCCGGCAGCACATCTGCCCGATCGGGCCGAGGCCGAACACGACCACGCTGCCGCCCTTCGGCACGGCCGCGTACTCGACCGCCTGCCAGGACGTCGGCAGCACGTCGGAGAGGTAGACGAACCGCTCGTCCGGCGGGCCGTCCGGCACCTTGATCGGGCCGTACTGCGCCTGCGGGACCCGCAGGTACTCCGCCTGGCCGCCGGGGACCTGGCCGTAGAGCTTGGTGTAGCCGAATAACGCCGCGCCCTTGCCCTGGTCGCGGACCTGGGTGGTCTCGCACTGCGACTGCAGGCCCATGTCGCACATGTAGCAGTGGCCGCACGAGATGTTGAACGGCACCACCACCCGGTCGCCCGGCTTCAGGCCCTTCGCCTCGGGGCCGACCTCCTCGACCACGCCCATCGGCTCGTGCCCGAGGATGTCGCCTTCGCCCATGAACGGGCCGAGCACCTCGTACAGGTGCAGGTCCGAGCCGCAGATCCCGCTCGAGGTGACCCGGATGATCGCGTCCGTGGGTTCGACCAGCTTCGGGTCGTCGACCGTGTCGACCCGCACGTCACGCTTGCCGTGCCAGGTGACCGCCTTCATCTCGTCCTCCGTCCGCGTAAAGACTTCTTGCCCGTCCGGGTGCCCGCCCACCCGCTCGGCAAACTTCCGTTTAACGGCCGATCCGGCGCGGTACCCGAGACGGTATGGCTGACACGGTCGCGGATTTCGTGCTGGACAGGTTGCGGCAGTGGGGGGTGGAGCAGGTCTTCGCCTACCCCGGTGACGGCATCAACGGACTGGTCGCCGCGTTCGGCAGAGCGGACGACGACCCGAAGTTCGTGCAGGCGCGGCACGAGGAGATGGCCGCGTTCGCCGCGGTCGGCTACGCCAAGTTCACCGGCCGCGTCGGTGTCTGCATGGCGACCTCGGGTCCCGGGGCGATCCACCTGCTCAACGGCCTCTACGACGCGAAGCTGGACCACGTGCCGGTGGTCGCCATCGTCGGGCAGACCGCCCGCAGCGCGATGGGCGGCAGCTACCAGCAGGAGGTCGACCTCCAGGCCCTGTACAAGGACGTGGCCAGCGAATACCTGGTCGAGGTCAACGTGCCGGAGCAGTTGCCGAACGCGCTGGACCGTGCGTTCCGGACCGCGCTGACCCAGCGCGCACCGACCGCGCTGATCATCCCGGCCGACGTGCAGGACCTGAAGTACACGCCACCGCAGCACGAGTTCAAGCACGTGCCGTCGAGCCCGCCCGACCTGCCGCAGGCCACCATGGTGCCGCCGCCGGACCAGCTCGCAGCCGCGGCCGAGGTGATCAACGCCGGGGAGAAGGTGGCGGTGCTCGCCGGCCAGGGCGCCCGGCCCGCGGTCGAGGAACTCCTGCAGTTCGCCGACCTGACCGGCGCCGGGATCGCGAAAGCGCTGCTGGGCAAGGACGTGCTCTCCGACGAACTGTCCTTTGTGACCGGTTCGATCGGACTGCTCGGTACCCGGCCCAGCTGGGAGCTGATGCAGGAGTGCGACACCCTGCTGATCGTCGGCTCCAGCCTGCCGTACTCGCAGTTCCTGCCGGAGTTCGGGCAGGCGCGGGCGGTGCAGATCGACCTGGACGGCCGGTTCCTCGGCCTGCGCTACCCCACCGAGGTCAACCTGCTCGGCGATTCGCGGAGCACGCTGCGGGCGCTGCTGCCGTTGCTCACGCGCAAGAACGCGGACGGCTGGCGGGGCAAGATCGAGAAGAACGTCGAACAGTGGTGGGACACCGTCGGCAAGCAGGCGATGGTCGACGCCGACCCGGTCAACCCGATGCGCGTGGTGCACGAACTCTCCCCGCGGGTCCCGGAGAACGCGATCATCGCCGCGGACTCCGGGTCCGCCGCCAACTGGTACGCGCGCAACCTGCGCATGCGCGGTGAGATGCGCGGCTCGCTCTCCGGCACGCTGGCCACCATGGGCTGCGCGGTGCCCTACGCCATCGGCGCGAAGTTCGCCCACCCGGACCGGCCGGTGATCGCGCTGGCCGGTGACGGCGCCATGCAGATGAACGGGCTGGCCGAGCTGATGACGATCGCGCGTTACCGGTCGTTGTGGGCGGACCAGCGGCTGATCGTCTGCGTGCTGCACAACGGTGACCTCAACCAGGTCACCTGGGAGCTGCGGGCGATGGGTGGCGCGCCGAAGTTCGAGGAGTCGCAGAACCTGCCCGAAGTGTCCTATGCGGACTTCGCCCGCGGGATCGGCCTCGGCGGCATCACCGTGGACCGCCCGGATCAGGTCGGCCCGGCCTGGGAGCAGGCGCTCGCCTCGGACGGCCCGACCGTGCTCGACGTGCGCTGCGACCCGGAAGTGCCGCCGATCCCGCCGCACGCCACCTTCGACCAGATCAAGTCGACCACGCAGGCCGTGCTCCGCGGGGACCCGAACGCCTGGCACATGGCGAAGGAAGGCCTCAAGACGAAGGCGCAGGAACTCCTCCCTTAGGCGGAGGCATCTCCGTCCCGCGGGGGAAGCCGCGGCCCCGTTCCTCCTCGAAACTGCCCCCAGGCGGGTTCGAGGAGGAACGGTCATGACGAGCGTAATCACGAAAAGAGCGCTGCCCCGGCCGAGCGGGCCGCACACCCCAGGGCGGGTGGCGCTGCGGCTGGTCGACTGGTCCCGGCCGGATCCCTGGGTGCCGGACCAGCCGTTCCGCGAACTCATGGTGAGCCTCTGGTACCCGTCCGCGGGCGGTGGCCGGCCCGCGCGGTACCTCGGCCAGGGCGCCGCCGCCACGGCGAGCACGGACGACCTGGACCTCACCGCGATCGACCTGCACAGCGTCGACGGCGCGGCCGTGCTGCGCGGGGAGAAGCGGCCCGTGCTGGTGTTCTCGCCCGATCTCGGCTCACCCCGCGACTTCCACACGAGCCTGGTCGAGGACCTGACCAGCCACGGGTACGTGGTGGTGACCATCGACCACACCTACGAGACGGCGGTCGACTTCCCCGGTGGCCGGATCGCCGGGCGGCGGGCGGCGAAGCAGGCCCACCTCGAGGCACGGGTCGAAGACGTGCAAACCGTGCTGGCCAAGCTGACCTCACTGGCCGAAGGCCGCATACCCGGCGACGGGGTCCTGCCGCCGTGGCTCGGTTCGGTCCTGGATCTGGGGCGTCTGGGCGTGTTCGGGCACGGCGCGGGCGGCGGCACCACCGCCGAGGCGATGTACCGCGACATCCGGCTGCGCGCGGGCGTGGTGCTCGACGGCGCGCCACTGCCTTCGACGGGCGGCCACGACCGCCCGATCCTGCTGCTCGGCAGCGAAGGAGCGCAGACCCCGGAGGCGTTCTGGGCCCGTCACCGCGGCTGGAAACGCGAGTTGAAGGTGCTCGGCACCACTCCCCTGTCGTTCACCGACTACGAACCGCTGCTCCCGCACGACCCGGCCCGGCTGGGCCCGACGTCCCCGGGCCGGGTGGTCACCGCGACGCGGACCCACCTGCGCGCGTTCTTCGATCTGCACCTGCGCCGACGAGCCACCCGGCTGTTCGACGGCCCGCTCAGCCGGTGCCCGGAGGTCGTGGTCATTCGCTGACCAGCCGCCGCGAATCGATCGCGTCCCGGCGCAGCCGCGCGGTGTGCTCGGTGACGGCGGCGACCTCGGCGGCGAGCTGCTGGTGACCGGCCTGGAGCTGCTGGTTCGCCTCCGCCAGCGGGGACAGCAGGGCCGCCGCGTCGTCGTCGCCGAGTGCCTGGCGCACCCGGCCGGCGCTTGCCGAGTCGAGCCCGCCGACCGCGCTGACCTGCCCGGCCAGTTGCCGGAGTGAGCCGGAGTTCTCCCGCGCCCAGGTGGCGACCGCGCGTTCGCCCGCACGCCGGTCGCGCTGGGCCCGCACCCGGCCTTCCCCGGTGGCTTCACCCGAGGCCGACGGTTTGAGCCGGAGGTACCGGCGTTCGGCCGCCTGACGGCTCGCGACACCGAGCGCGGGCGCCAGTGCCGCCCAGCTGACGCCTTGCGCGCGGGCCGCCGAGATCAGTTCGGGCTCCCAGCCCGAGATCTCCTCGCGCAGCTCCCGCAACGCGATGAGCGCCTCCACCAGGCTCTCCGGGGTCGCCCCGGACTCCGCCAAAGCGGCGCTGACCTGCCGCAATCGTTGTTCTGGGTCCACGTGTCATCCTCTCGACGACATTCGTCTTGTCATCCTTGTGACGACATGGTAGAACATCCAGTGCGTGTTGACACCCCTTGTTCTCGAACCCCAGGAGGTGGATCCCGATGTTGATGCGCACCGATCCGTTCCGCGACCTCGACCGCCTGACCCAGCAGATGCTCGGCACCGCCGCGGGCACCTGGTCGAAGCCGGCCGCGATGCCGATGGACGCCTACCGCGCCGGCGAGGAGTTCGTGGTCATGTTCGACCTTCCCGGGGTCGACCCCGACGGCATCGAGCTCGGCATCGAGCGCAACGTGCTCACGGTGAAGGCGGAACGGCGGCCCGCGAAGACCGACGGTGACGTCGAGATGCAGGTCGCGGAGCGACCCCTCGGCGTGTTCTCCCGCCAGCTGTTCCTCGGTGACTCACTGGACACCGAGCGCGTCCACGCCGACTACGAAGCCGGCGTGCTGACCCTGCGCATCCCGATCGCCGAACAGGCGAAGCCCCGCAAGATCGCCATCTCCAGCCGCGGTTCCGACCGCAAGGAGATCCAGGCCTGATCCCCGGACGGCTGCCGCCGCCCCGGCCCGGGGCGGCGGCCCCAGACTGCGAAAGGCTCGCGACGACCGTGGTGCCCCTGCTGGAAACCAACTTCGAACTGACCCGCGCGCTGCGCGCGTACACCGCCGCCGTCGGTTCGGCGTGCGGTGCCGGACCGGAGTCCTGCACCGTCGACGCCGGCACCCCCGCGTCGGCCTACATCGCGCTGGACGGGCGGCTGCCCCGCTACCCCGACCGCGACGTGGCCCTGATCTGGGACGAGCGGTTCGGCTGGGCGATGGCGGTGGAGACCCACTCCGCCGAGGACCTGCTGGTGGTCGCCTACCTCGGGCACGACCTGCTGGCACGCCCGGCGAAGGTGGCCCGGTTCGCCGCGAACGTGCTCGCCGGGCGGCCCGGCCTGCTGGAACCACCGCGGTTGCGGGAAGCCGGTGCGCACGACTGGCTCACCGACCGGCTGCGGCCCTACGTGACCGAACTGCTCAAGGCGAGCTGAGCCCCCGGGCCACCGCGATCGACCCCTGCGCGATGGCGCACAACCGGCGCTGATCGTCCACTGTGTACAGATCGCACCGGCAGGTCGCCCCGGACCGGCCCGCGCGCACCACGCTCGCTTCCGCGCGCAGCAGGCGGCCGGTCGCCGGGCGCAGGTAGTCGATGGTGAACCCGCTGGTCAGCACCTCCGGCCCGAGCACACTGCCGGCCGCGAAGGTCAGCGCGTTGTCGGCGGCGTAGCTGAGCACCCCGCCGTGCACGAACCCGTTCTGCTGCCGCAGTTCGTCACGGATGTCCAGCTCCAGCACGGCGACGCCGTCGCCGAACTCGGCGAGCCGGGCACCGAGCAGCTTGCTGAACGGCTGCGAGTCGAGTCCCGCACGGGCGACGGCCAGGTCCATCGCGACCACCTCACTTCACTAGTGAAGCGAGAATGGCGCGTGGCCCCGCGGCCTGTCAAGATCGGGGCCATGCCCGAGCAGCGCCTGTACTTCCTGCTCCAGCGCGCCGCCCACGAGCTGCGCGTGGACGCCGATCGCCGCTGCCTCGCCGCGGCCGGGCTCACCACCGCCCAGCTCGGCGCGTTGTTCGCGGTGCGGGAGACGCCCGGGCTGACCCAGCGGGACCTGGCTCGCACGCTGGGTCAGCGGGAATCGGGGATCACCGCGATGGTGCAGCGGCTGACCGGCGCGGGCCTGCTCGCCCGGGACCGCCACCCCGACCAGCACCGGGCCGTGGTGCTGACGCTGACCGACGAAGGTGCCGCGGCGCTGGAGCGCATCCGGCCGGAGATGGACCGGTTCAACGCCGAACTGCACGCACTGCTCGGCGACGGCTTCGACGACACCGTCGCCGCGCTGGCCAAGCTGGCCGGGTTCAGAACTCCGGCTCCTCGTGACGACGGCCCTTGAGCTCGTGGAAACCGGGCACGGCGGCGACCAGCAGCGTGCCGTCCCACAACCGCCCGGCGTCCTCCCCGCGCGGCACCCGGGAGATCACCGGCCCGAAGAAGGACACCCCACCCGAGGAGATCACCGGGGTGCCGACGTGGTCGCCCACCTTCGCGATGCCCTCGGCGTGCGAAGTCCGCACGGCCTGGTCGTATTCGGCGGACTCGGCCACCGCGGCCAATTCCGGCGGTAATCCCGCGTCCGCGAGCACGCCCTCGAAACCCCATTGGCCGTCGCGGTGCACGCGCGTGCCGAATGCGGTGTAGAGCCTGGCGAGCGCCTCCTGCCCGTAACGCCGCTCGACCGCGGTGAACAGCCGGACCGGCAGCCAGAGGTACCCGTCGGTGTCACCCTCCGGGTCCACTTCGGCGTGTTCGTTGAGCACGGCCAGGCTCATCACGTGCCACCGCACCCGCACCGGGCGCACCCGCTCCACTTCGGTCATCCAGCGCGAGGTGAGCCAGGTGTACGGACAGGACGGGTCGAACCAGAAGTCGGCGAACCGCCGGTCGGTCATCGATCTTTCCCTTCTGACGCCACGGGTGCGCGCAGGCCGTGCAGGTTGCGGTAGGCGGCCCGCTCCGGCGGGCGCCAGCCCTCGAGCAGTCCGGCGGCGGGCCGGTACACCTCCACGCCGATCGGGTGGCAGGTGTCGAGCGGGTCGCGTGCGTCCGGCCCCCACAGCGGCACGGACAGATCACCGCCGGGACAGGTGGACAACGCGCAGAGCAGATCCAGTTCGGCGAAGAATTCGAAGAAATCGCCCGGCCGCGCCGGGCACGCTTTCATGAAATAGCGATCCTCGTCGTTGAGCCCGGTGCACTGGAATACGTTGAGCACGTCGTGCACGTCGAATTCGGTGAGCCCGTGCGGCAGTACCGCGCGCACCAGGTTCGAATGGCAGTGGAAATCGAAGTCCTCGCCGGTGAGCAGCCGGTTCACGTAGGGATCGCAGCGCGTGCCGAGCAGGTCGTGGACCCGGCCGCCGTGCTCGTCGGGCCCGTAGCCCGCCAGTGTGTCGGCGGTGACGGTGACCAGCGGGCGCAGGAACGGCAGGTTCGACCACAACCGGTCGAAGGTGCTCACGTGCGCGCGCTGCAACTGCCGGGTGCGTGAGGCCCACAGCCGTTCACGCGGATCGTTGGCGTTCCACAGGTTCAGGTCACCGACCTGTGGACCGTCCACGGTCACCAGGCGGCACAGGTGCCCGCGCGGCACCGTCCACGCGCGACCCGACCGGATCGGCACCTCGAACCGCTCCACCAGCTCACGCCCGCCTTCGGCCAGTCCGGTGTAGAACTCCCGGTCCACGGCGAGCGTCGGCCCCTGGTAGGCGGACGGGAAATCACCCACGGCTTTTCTCCTTTATCCGTTCGACTAGGGGTGATGCAGATGATGAGGGGTATTCCGGCGGAAGAACGCAGGGGGTTGTCCACCCGCGTGGCGGGTGTTCGGATTGGCGCGCTCACCCCGCCCGGGCGGCTACATGGTAAGCGATTTTCGCGCTTTCCGCCGCGTCCGGCCCGGTTTTTTCCGCCGAACCGAGGAGGATTTCCCGTGTCCGCGAAACGAAGAACACCGGCGCGCCGCTGGGGCCAGGTCCTGGCCGCGTCGCTGCTGCTCGGCACCACCGCCGTCCTCGCCCCACCCGGCACGGCCACGGCGTCCCCACTGGGCGACGGCCTGGCCCTCACCCCGCCGATGGGCTTCAACAACTGGAACAGCACCCACTGCGAAGCCGACTTCGACGACGCGCTGATCCGCGGCATCGCCGACATCTTCGTCTCCCGCGGGTTGAAGGACGCCGGGTACACCTACGTCAACCTGGACGACTGCTGGGCGCTGCCCCAGCGCGCGCCCAGCGGTGACCTCGTGCCGGATCCCGTGCGGTTCCCCCACGGCATCAAGGCGGTCGCCGACTACGTGCACGCGAAGGGCCTCAAGTTCGGCATCTACTCCAGCGCGGGCACCAAGACCTGCAACCCCGCCGGTTTCCCCGGCGCGCTCGGCCACGAACAGCAGGACGCGAACCTGTTCGCCTCCTGGGGTGTCGACTACCTGAAGTACGACAACTGCAACAACCAGGGCGTCGGCGCGATCGAGCGGTACACGAAGATGCGCGACGCGCTGCGCGCCACCGGGCGGCCCATCGTGTTCGCGATCTGCGAATGGGGCACGAACGACCCGTGGCAGTGGGGCAAGGGCGTCGGGCACCTGTGGCGCACCACCATCGACATCAACGACAGCTGGGCCAGCGTCGTCAGCATCATGAAGTCGAACACCGCGCACGCCGCGCACGCCGGGCCGGGGCACTGGAACGACCCGGACATGCTGGAGGTCGGCAACGGCGGCATGACCGCCACCGAGTACCGCTCGCACTTCTCGCTGTGGTCGATGATGGCCGCGCCCCTGCTGATCGGCGCCGACCTGCGGAAGGTGTCGCCGGAAACCTTCGAGATCCTGGGCAACCGGGACGTCATCGCGATCGACCAGGACCCGCTCGGCGTGCAGGGCGTGCCGATCCGCTCGGCGAACGGGCTGACGGTGTTCGTCAAACCGCTGGCCAACGGCGACAAGGCGGTCGCGTTGTTCAACGAGAACGAGACGCCCGCGCGGATCGAGACCACCGCGGCGGAAATCGGCCTGCCGCAGGCGAGCGGGTACCAATTGCGTGACCTCTGGGCGCACACGGACGGGCACACCACGGGCCGGGTCAGCGCGCTGGTCCCCGGGCACGGCACCGCGATGTACCGGATCGGCGCGGACCGGCACTGGTTCCAGCAGCCGCCCGCGCTCGACGGCGCCGCGGAGGTCGAACTGTCCTACGCGCAGGCGCTGCCGGTGGTCGCGCCGGGCACCCCGGCCGCCTACACCACCACCCTCGCCAACCTCGGCGGCGCGCCGGTCCACGGGGTGCAGGCGCACCTGACCGGACCGCCGGACTGGTCGATCCGGGCGACCTCGAAACCGGGCACGCCGCTGCTGCCCGAGTCCGAGGAGTTCCGTACCACCTGGCAGGTGTCGGCCCCGCCGGGCACCCCGCCCGGGCGTTATCCGGTGACCGCCACCTTCACCTACCTCACCCCGCAGCACGGCACGCCGGCGACGACGACCTACCAGTCCGAAGCCGTGGTCCCCGAGTTGCCGGTGCTCGGCACCCGGTACCTCAGCGACGTGTTGTGGCTGCGCTCGTCGAACGGGTGGGGGCCGGTCGAGAAGGACCGCGCGAACGGCCAGCGCATCGCCGGTGACGGCGGCCCGCTCACCCTGCGCGGGGTCACCTACGCCAAGGGCCTCGGCACGCACGCGCCCGCGTCGGTCGAGTACTTCACCGGCGGCTCGTGCTCGCAGGTGCGGGCGGTGGTCGGCGTGGACGACGGCCGCACCGGCGCGGTCACCTTCGAGGTGTGGGCCGACGGGGAACGGATCCACGACAGCGGGGTGCTCACCCAGGCGGACCCGGCCGCGCCGCTGCACGCCGACATCTCCGGCGCGAAGGCGGTCCGGCTGGTGGTCACCGACGGTGGCAACGGCACCGCGGGCGACCACGCCGACTGGGCGGACCTGACCATCACCTGCTGAGTGCGCACGGCGGGGTGTGCAGGGAATCCACTGATCCACCGTCCACGGTGAACCGCCGCCGTGTGCGGACCGTATCCCCTGACGCAGCCGCACCAGGAGGATCGATGCGCACCAAGTCGTTTGCCTTGCTCGCCAGTCTGTTCGCCGCCGTTCTCCTCGCCGGGTGCTCGGCGTCCGGTGAGGAGAACCCCCCGGCCACGGGCGCCGGGAACGAGTCGGACATCCGTTTTTCGCAGCAGATGATCCCGCACCACCAGCAAACGCTGGAAATCGCCGCGCTCGCCGAGCAGCGCGGGACGATGCCACTGGTCAAGGAGACCGCCAAGGAGATCGCGGCCACCGAAACCGCCGAAATCGAGCAGATGGCCGGGTGGCTGCGGAGCTGGAACGTCGAAGTCCCGGCGGGCGGGGCGCACGCCGGCCACACCATGCCGGGAATGCTGACCCTGCAGGACATC from the Amycolatopsis magusensis genome contains:
- a CDS encoding mycothiol-dependent nitroreductase Rv2466c family protein; its protein translation is MTDRRFADFWFDPSCPYTWLTSRWMTEVERVRPVRVRWHVMSLAVLNEHAEVDPEGDTDGYLWLPVRLFTAVERRYGQEALARLYTAFGTRVHRDGQWGFEGVLADAGLPPELAAVAESAEYDQAVRTSHAEGIAKVGDHVGTPVISSGGVSFFGPVISRVPRGEDAGRLWDGTLLVAAVPGFHELKGRRHEEPEF
- a CDS encoding HSP18 transcriptional regulator yields the protein MDPEQRLRQVSAALAESGATPESLVEALIALRELREEISGWEPELISAARAQGVSWAALAPALGVASRQAAERRYLRLKPSASGEATGEGRVRAQRDRRAGERAVATWARENSGSLRQLAGQVSAVGGLDSASAGRVRQALGDDDAAALLSPLAEANQQLQAGHQQLAAEVAAVTEHTARLRRDAIDSRRLVSE
- a CDS encoding DUF6292 family protein, with the protein product MPLLETNFELTRALRAYTAAVGSACGAGPESCTVDAGTPASAYIALDGRLPRYPDRDVALIWDERFGWAMAVETHSAEDLLVVAYLGHDLLARPAKVARFAANVLAGRPGLLEPPRLREAGAHDWLTDRLRPYVTELLKAS
- a CDS encoding zinc-dependent alcohol dehydrogenase, which produces MKAVTWHGKRDVRVDTVDDPKLVEPTDAIIRVTSSGICGSDLHLYEVLGPFMGEGDILGHEPMGVVEEVGPEAKGLKPGDRVVVPFNISCGHCYMCDMGLQSQCETTQVRDQGKGAALFGYTKLYGQVPGGQAEYLRVPQAQYGPIKVPDGPPDERFVYLSDVLPTSWQAVEYAAVPKGGSVVVFGLGPIGQMCCRIARHRGAGKVIGVDLVDERLTLAERHGVTTVDLRTQAEVGGVIRDLTSGRGADSVIDAVGMEAHGAPAGKVAQQLVGLLPKPIAAKVTEKAGIDRLSVLYAAIDAVRRGGTISLSGVYGGMLDPLPMMELFDKQIQLRMGQANVRRWIDDLMPLVTDDADPLGVEDLATHRLPLEDAPQAYKMFQEKRNGAIKILLQPA
- a CDS encoding Hsp20/alpha crystallin family protein, translating into MLMRTDPFRDLDRLTQQMLGTAAGTWSKPAAMPMDAYRAGEEFVVMFDLPGVDPDGIELGIERNVLTVKAERRPAKTDGDVEMQVAERPLGVFSRQLFLGDSLDTERVHADYEAGVLTLRIPIAEQAKPRKIAISSRGSDRKEIQA
- a CDS encoding PaaI family thioesterase, with translation MDLAVARAGLDSQPFSKLLGARLAEFGDGVAVLELDIRDELRQQNGFVHGGVLSYAADNALTFAAGSVLGPEVLTSGFTIDYLRPATGRLLRAEASVVRAGRSGATCRCDLYTVDDQRRLCAIAQGSIAVARGLSSP
- a CDS encoding alpha/beta hydrolase, whose protein sequence is MTSVITKRALPRPSGPHTPGRVALRLVDWSRPDPWVPDQPFRELMVSLWYPSAGGGRPARYLGQGAAATASTDDLDLTAIDLHSVDGAAVLRGEKRPVLVFSPDLGSPRDFHTSLVEDLTSHGYVVVTIDHTYETAVDFPGGRIAGRRAAKQAHLEARVEDVQTVLAKLTSLAEGRIPGDGVLPPWLGSVLDLGRLGVFGHGAGGGTTAEAMYRDIRLRAGVVLDGAPLPSTGGHDRPILLLGSEGAQTPEAFWARHRGWKRELKVLGTTPLSFTDYEPLLPHDPARLGPTSPGRVVTATRTHLRAFFDLHLRRRATRLFDGPLSRCPEVVVIR
- a CDS encoding MarR family winged helix-turn-helix transcriptional regulator yields the protein MPEQRLYFLLQRAAHELRVDADRRCLAAAGLTTAQLGALFAVRETPGLTQRDLARTLGQRESGITAMVQRLTGAGLLARDRHPDQHRAVVLTLTDEGAAALERIRPEMDRFNAELHALLGDGFDDTVAALAKLAGFRTPAPRDDGP
- a CDS encoding thiamine pyrophosphate-requiring protein, producing MADTVADFVLDRLRQWGVEQVFAYPGDGINGLVAAFGRADDDPKFVQARHEEMAAFAAVGYAKFTGRVGVCMATSGPGAIHLLNGLYDAKLDHVPVVAIVGQTARSAMGGSYQQEVDLQALYKDVASEYLVEVNVPEQLPNALDRAFRTALTQRAPTALIIPADVQDLKYTPPQHEFKHVPSSPPDLPQATMVPPPDQLAAAAEVINAGEKVAVLAGQGARPAVEELLQFADLTGAGIAKALLGKDVLSDELSFVTGSIGLLGTRPSWELMQECDTLLIVGSSLPYSQFLPEFGQARAVQIDLDGRFLGLRYPTEVNLLGDSRSTLRALLPLLTRKNADGWRGKIEKNVEQWWDTVGKQAMVDADPVNPMRVVHELSPRVPENAIIAADSGSAANWYARNLRMRGEMRGSLSGTLATMGCAVPYAIGAKFAHPDRPVIALAGDGAMQMNGLAELMTIARYRSLWADQRLIVCVLHNGDLNQVTWELRAMGGAPKFEESQNLPEVSYADFARGIGLGGITVDRPDQVGPAWEQALASDGPTVLDVRCDPEVPPIPPHATFDQIKSTTQAVLRGDPNAWHMAKEGLKTKAQELLP
- a CDS encoding acetate/propionate family kinase — its product is MLILTVNPGSSSLRAHLVDTTDHRVVDAAEIGHPADSDEARKELRELLDRMPTDAISAVGHRLVHGGPELTEAVAVDNELCEKVRGLTSLAPLHVPNTVALLDFLRTEIPERPHVLCPDTAFHHGLSEVARTYALPRQWRDDWGLRRYGFHGISFAWALLRASELLGKPAESLNLLIAHLSGGSSVCAVRGGRSVDTSMGFTPLEGLAMAKRSGTVDPGMLVWLLREQKLTLEELEHGLQHESGLLGLSGGLSEDTRELVRAARDGNDRAQLALDVFTHRTRRELAGVAASLDRIDGLVLTGDIGWDQPEVAEDIAAGLGVLGFRGGLDTAREEDAVISRGGVPVLTVQSREELQLAMETARAAQPKRT